CATGTTCAGATACGCCGTGTCCAACGTCATCTGCTCCGTGGTGTTCGGGAGCCGCTACAGCTACAGCGACGCGgctttcctggagctgctcaacGCCATCGGGAACTACATCAGCTTCTTCCTGTCCCCCGTGGCCAAGGTGGGAGCCTGGTGTGCTCAGCGCCCTCCGTCTGCTGCCCTCGGGGCTGAGGATGCTCCCTGCCTTTGGGGGGACAGCGTGGCTTTGAGGGAGGGGCGGGGAGGCTCTGCCCGGGAGCCTGAGCCCTGCCGTGCCCCTGCCCGTGCCCGCAGGTGTACAACACCTTTCCCAGCATCATGGACCGGCTCCCGGGGCCGCACAAGAAGGTCCTGGCCGACTGCCAGAAGCTGAAGGACCACATCCAGGAGAAGGTGCAGTTCCACCAGCTGACTCTGGACTCCAGCAGCCCCCGGGACTACATCGACTGTTTCCTGATCAGAGCAGAGAAGGTAGAGGgggggctgccctgcagcctggccgCAGCCCACAGGATCACCCGGACAGCACTGAATCCCTCTCCTCCACACCTTCTTGCAGGAGAAGGGCAGCCCAGAGACCATGTACAGCCACGAAGACCTGATCATGTCAGTGTTCAACCTCTTCGGCGCCGGGACGGTGACAACCAGCAACACCCTGGTGTTCTTCCTGCTGATGCTGGCAAAGCACCCCCACATCCAAGGTACGGCAGCCAAAcgcagctgctcctgtgcccgGCGTGCTCATGGGCAGAGGGTCCCGGCCCTGGAGGGTCCAGTCTGGGGGCAGACCCGAATCATCCTGTGGGGTCACCCCAGGGTGGGAGCCATTGGACCCAGACTCCCACAGGCCAGGAGGATCCGGGTGCTCCTCGCTGTGCTCCACCCCTGCCCGGGCAGATGGCCCCGGACTGGCCTGTGGGAGATGCTCTGAGCTTGTGTGAtgcagggagggatgagggCAGAGATTGTTCCTGGGCTTCACAAGGGATCAGGGCAGGTCGCTCCCCCTCTAGCCCAGCCCTGGCTTTAGGATAAGTGCCCGTGGAGGCCAGCAAGAAGCTCTGGGGAGGCTGCGCAGCAGGCACCCAGCcccgctgctgtccccagccaagGTCCAGGAGGAGATCGATGCCGTGGTGGGCACCGGCCGTGCCCCCAGCACGGAGGACAAGCTGCGGATGCCCTACACCAACGCCGTGATCCACGAGCTGCAGCGCTTCCATAAGACCCGCATCGAGAACTTCCCGCGCATGACGACGCAGGACGTCCTGTTCAGGGGCTACACCATCCCCAAGGTACtgggggcggccccggggcctCTGTCTGCACGGGAGGGGCGGCAGCAGGGCTTCAGGGCCATTTGCCTTTGTCCTTGGACTGTTTGCACACATCTGAAGGTCCCGGGTCTTTCCCAATCCTCGGTAGCAATGACCTTTCAGAGGGGAGTAGAGGCACATGAGTGTCGGCCTGTCCTGCCCACAGCCCGTGTCCCTTCCTTGCCCATTCTGGAAAACAGCCGTGCAGGGCTGCGGGGCCggagcaggagcccagcccGGGGTGGGGCCAGGCCAGACCCCCCTCCCCTCGGCAGATGTGGGGACAGCCACCCCTCCTGACCACCAGCACTGTTTGCAAAACCCCCCCTGAGGGAACATCTCCTGCCTTTGGATTTGGGGCAGCGAGAGGGGCTTTAACAGAAATCCACGGGAGTAACTCGGTAATTTGTGTCCCATGAGCTGAGGCTGGCAGGACCATGGGGACCCAGAGCCCCACGTCATTTGTCCCAGTGGCACAGAGCCACCGATGCAGGCTGCCTCCCCATGGGAACCTGCTTGGGTATTGGGGTGCACACCCAGcctcccccgtgtcccccggaTGCTCCCCCTGACTAACccaccccagcagagcccatggCGTGGCACTGATGTCCCCCCTCgcatccctgccccatccctctccCACAGGGCACTCCTGTTATTCCGGTACTTTCCTCTGTGCATTCGGATCCAACCCAGTGGGAGAACCCCAAAAAAGTGGACCCCGCACACTTCCTGGATGAGAAGGGCGAGTTCAGGAAGCGCGAGGCCTTCATGGCATTCTCAGCAGGTCAGcgctcccctgccctgccagctccgtgcccaggagtgccagcacaggcacacaGTGCCACCGTCCCCACGGGCTGCCTCGCACCCTCCTGTCCCCTCGTTCCTCACCAGGGCCACCCCTCTCTCGTGCCCAGGGAAGCGGATGTGCCCGGGGGAGGCGCTGGCCCGCATCGAGCTCTTCCTGTTCCTCACCACGCTGCTGCAGAGCTTCACCTTCCAGCTGGTCACGGAGCACAGCGAGCTGGATTTGTTCTCCCTGTGGCTCGAGATTGAGAGGAGGGCAATCCCGGGAAAGTTCTTCGCTCTCCCACGCCAAGTGTCCTCCTAAGCTGGGAGAGCGGGACAAGGAAAGGCTCTGTGGGTGCCTCCACCCCAGAGCGAGCCCTGTGGCCACGAGGGCAC
This window of the Motacilla alba alba isolate MOTALB_02 chromosome 18, Motacilla_alba_V1.0_pri, whole genome shotgun sequence genome carries:
- the LOC119709583 gene encoding cytochrome P450 2C5-like, with the protein product MDAGSAGLLVTLLLLLLSVLWLLLWRSDPRRSRLPPGPAPWPILGNLWQKDVLPLYRHYEKLSSTYGPIFTVWLGVKPVVVLCGYETVKDALVGHSEEFGGRPSIPLLMQLSKDYGFVSNNEKKWRELRRFTLSTLRDFGMGKSSMSQKVQQEAQHLVELLAKLKGNAFEPMTMFRYAVSNVICSVVFGSRYSYSDAAFLELLNAIGNYISFFLSPVAKVYNTFPSIMDRLPGPHKKVLADCQKLKDHIQEKVQFHQLTLDSSSPRDYIDCFLIRAEKEKGSPETMYSHEDLIMSVFNLFGAGTVTTSNTLVFFLLMLAKHPHIQAKVQEEIDAVVGTGRAPSTEDKLRMPYTNAVIHELQRFHKTRIENFPRMTTQDVLFRGYTIPKGTPVIPVLSSVHSDPTQWENPKKVDPAHFLDEKGEFRKREAFMAFSAGKRMCPGEALARIELFLFLTTLLQSFTFQLVTEHSELDLFSLWLEIERRAIPGKFFALPRQVSS